The following proteins are encoded in a genomic region of Paenibacillus sp. FSL R7-0273:
- a CDS encoding MFS transporter, which yields MKTALWLYLFLFLAFFDLHAQYPILTPFAMSLGAGPAFIGWMMGMYSLTHLPGNLLAGVLVDKNGSRRYIVFSLVAAGILLLLQAYAQLPWHLLVLRAASGFALAFLSPACMTLLASLSSDSTTQGKYMSGHGIIHTLASVVSPAAGAYIVHKAGYSGTFTTLGWLLIATGLMALISVPKHAPARALASQPQPQSEPASLKPALPSGKQAGTSRRYYLLPFFVSCSQGVLFFELPLSQGQDGMVSTGVLLSLMSLGALATLCLMFLNRVSPSGRIAAALLAMALCFFTLAAFTTVPAGVVLFLLGAAKGVLFPAMASLFISLGSGGRLGRTFSLQSIAMSLGAFAGPVAAGQLRGHVSPYFIAFVLLMTAILLLPPRSISRPSVYHPGLNNPAA from the coding sequence GTGAAAACCGCACTGTGGCTGTATCTGTTCCTGTTCCTGGCCTTTTTTGACCTGCACGCCCAGTATCCGATCCTGACCCCGTTTGCCATGTCACTCGGTGCAGGCCCCGCCTTTATCGGCTGGATGATGGGCATGTATTCGCTGACCCATCTCCCCGGCAACCTGCTGGCCGGCGTACTCGTTGACAAAAACGGCAGCCGCCGTTATATCGTCTTCAGCCTGGTAGCAGCCGGAATCCTGCTGCTTCTGCAGGCTTACGCCCAGCTTCCCTGGCATCTGCTCGTGCTGCGGGCTGCCAGCGGCTTTGCGCTGGCTTTTCTCTCTCCAGCCTGCATGACACTGCTGGCCTCACTGTCCAGCGATTCAACCACCCAGGGCAAATATATGTCGGGGCATGGCATCATCCATACGCTGGCCTCAGTGGTCTCCCCGGCAGCCGGTGCCTATATTGTGCATAAGGCCGGGTATTCCGGCACCTTCACCACACTCGGCTGGCTCCTGATTGCTACAGGCCTTATGGCTCTGATCAGCGTGCCAAAGCATGCGCCGGCCCGCGCTTTGGCTTCACAGCCTCAGCCTCAGTCAGAGCCAGCCTCATTGAAGCCGGCTCTGCCCTCCGGCAAACAAGCCGGAACCAGCAGGCGTTATTATCTGCTGCCCTTCTTCGTCTCCTGCTCACAGGGCGTCCTGTTCTTCGAGCTGCCCCTGTCCCAGGGGCAGGACGGCATGGTCTCAACAGGCGTATTACTCTCGCTAATGAGTCTCGGAGCGCTGGCCACACTCTGCCTCATGTTCCTCAACCGCGTGTCTCCGTCCGGCCGGATTGCGGCCGCACTGCTGGCAATGGCGCTCTGCTTCTTTACACTGGCCGCATTTACAACTGTTCCGGCGGGCGTAGTGCTGTTCCTGCTTGGAGCGGCAAAGGGCGTGCTGTTCCCGGCGATGGCCTCGCTGTTCATCAGCCTGGGCAGCGGCGGCCGTTTAGGCCGCACCTTCTCGCTGCAGTCGATTGCCATGTCGCTTGGCGCCTTTGCCGGACCGGTTGCCGCCGGACAGCTTCGCGGACATGTCTCGCCTTACTTCATTGCCTTCGTGCTGCTGATGACGGCTATTCTGCTGCTTCCGCCCAGAAGCATCAGCAGGCCTTCCGTCTATCATCCCGGCCTGAACAATCCCGCAGCCTAA
- a CDS encoding DNA primase — MSITIIVEGKNDKSRLRRVLTPEVDIQCTFGTLNTLKLDTLRRKIGDGEVYLYMDNDSSGKKIRGILRDAFPDAVHIYTRRGYAGVEGTPDEYSITQLEKAGLEEYIIYPQPLPFL, encoded by the coding sequence ATGTCCATTACAATCATTGTTGAAGGCAAAAACGACAAGAGCCGTCTGCGCCGCGTGCTAACTCCGGAAGTAGACATCCAATGCACCTTCGGTACACTTAACACCCTGAAGTTGGACACACTGCGGCGCAAAATCGGGGACGGTGAGGTGTACCTCTATATGGATAACGACAGCTCAGGCAAAAAAATCCGCGGTATTCTGCGCGATGCCTTTCCGGATGCGGTTCATATCTATACCCGCAGAGGCTACGCAGGTGTCGAAGGAACTCCTGACGAATACAGCATTACCCAGCTTGAAAAGGCCGGACTTGAGGAATACATCATTTATCCCCAGCCGCTCCCTTTCCTTTAA